The DNA region CCAGCGGCAGTCTCCCCTGAAATCCGAATCCACGGATTGAATCGTATACGTCTCGGTCCATTTCTCTGCCATAGCCTTAACTCCATCTCCTTTTTATTAGCCTAAGCCGCCCTCGCAACATTTCAAGGATATCAATTCCCGTCCGTTTTTCAAAGCAGTTCTCCCAAAGGTTGAGGGTGCTGGAAATAAAGTAATACATTCGAGTTTTGGGGTTACCCGGTTTAAAAGTCGCTTCTTTGGTTAATAGTAAGGCACAAACAACTATAACTTATACGAGGTGATAAACATGAGTTTTCTGTGGTCATTAATCGTAGGCGGTATTATCGGATGGATCGCGGGCTTGATTATGGGAAGAGACATCCCGGGCGGCATTATCGGTAACATCATCGCCGGGTTTGTCGGTGCATGGCTCGGCGGCCTGCTGCTGGGCGAGTGGGGGCCTGAAATGGGCGGCTTCTTCATCGTACCTGCATTGATCGGTGCCGTGGTGCTCGTCTTTATCGTCAGCCTGATCATGGGCTCGATGAGACGTAACCGTTCGTAATCTTTGCCTCGGGTTGAACCCCATTGGCGCGGGGCTGGAGGACGTTCCCCTTGCGTGCAAACATAAGGAACCAATGAATAGCTCCAGCCCTTTAATATTGGGTATACGTTAAAAGATGCAAAAACAGGGTGCCAAGCAAGCCTTCAGCTTGCTTGGCACCCTGTTTTGCTGCGATTGAAGTCCACTCCTTTAGGGGAGGGGCAATCCGTGTTTCTTGGCATAGTTCCCCCAGTGGGGCTTGCGGCCATCGATATCGGAGAAGCCATATTCGTCCGATAAATCCCAGCTGGTCAGCGCTCTTCCGCTCTTCTCCGACACCTTCGGATCTGCGGCAAGCGCCGCCACCGCCTGTCCGATCAGGTAGGGCGTCTCCGACTCAATGAAATGCGGATCTTTCGCCACGGCATCCTGCCAATTGTCCTCGCTGACACCGAAATGCGCAAGCATTTGCTCGGATCGGAGGAACCCCGGCGTAACGGACAACGCGGTCACGTTATAGGGCCGAAGCTCAGCCGCCATTGCTTCCGCCAGGTGGATGCCCGATATTTTCGCAAGGCTGTAATATAGATTGCCCCGGTAACGATAGGTGGAGCCGTCCGTGATTTCAATGACAAGTCCGCTCCCTTGCTGGACCATAAGCGGCACGCCGTAATAACTGGTCATGAGATGGGAGGTAACCGCCCGTTCCTGCATAAGCATGCCATCCGACAGGAACTGCTCCCAGAAGGGAACGTTCCAATGCGTCAAATGCTCGCCGCCCCATACATCATTTACAAGGATGTCCAATTGCCCCTTTTGTTCATCGTTCACGCGCTCAAACAAGGCCTTCACCTGTGCCTCGACCGTATGGTCGCATTTAACCGGAATGCCGACGCCACCTCGCTCAATCACCATGTCCGCCGTATCCTCAATGGTCTCGGGACGATTTATATCCGATTTTTGCCCGCGGACGCTGCGGCCGGTGCAATAGACGGTCGCTCCCGCTGCTCCGAGCATAACCGCAATCGCCCGGCCCGCTCCCCGGGTTGAGCCTGCTACGACCGCAACCTTCCCCTTCAATGGCTTCGATTCCAAGGTTTCCATGGATAGTACCTCCCACATCTTAGATTTCGAAATTCGCATTCTTACGGCCATTATTTTATCCTTCATATATGACATCCATTGTCTTATATCCATGCTACAATGAATGAAAAAATTGAAATCGAAGTCGAGGTGACGCCTTCATGCGAGCAGACCGTCTGCTGTCGATCATGCTGATGCTACAGAACGGGGGTAAAAAGAATACGCGTTATCTGGCCGAGCAGCTGGAGGTTTCGGAGCGGACCATCATCCGCGATATGGAGAGCCTCAGCGCAGCCGGCATTCCGGTATACGCCGAGCGGGGCCAGGCTGGGGGCTGGATGCTCGAGGAAAGCTATCGGACGAATCTGACGGGGATGACGCGGGAGGAGCTGATCTCGCTTCTCATATCAAGCCACAGCCCGCTGATCGGCGATCTGGAGATCGGCAAGCAATTTGATGCCGCCTATCAGAAGCTGCTCGCATCTTCTCCGCGGTCCATTCGGCAGGACGCCGAGATGATTCGGGAGAAAATCCATATCGATGGCGTTGGCTGGCATGCCTTCAAGCAATCGCATCCGTACTTGACGGTCATTCAAGAGGCGCTGTGGGAGAACCGCAAGCTGCGGATTCATTATATGAAGGGAGACGAACCAGTGGAGCGCATCGTGCATCCGCTCGGCCTTGTCGCCAAACGAAACACCTGGTATCTTGCGGCCGAGACGCCAGAGGGACTCCGGACATACCGCGTCTCAAGAATTGCCGATGCCTTGGTGCTCGAGGATACCTTCATACGTCCGGAGGGCTTCGATCTCGGTCGTTACTGGGAAGAGTCGATCGCGAGCTTTAAGCGAAATTTACCCAGCTACATCGCACGGGTCGAGATGACGCAGTCCCTGATCAAGCGCTTCGAAAGGGAACGGTATGTCAAAATTCTCAGCCAGGAGCCCAGCGCCAAGGAAGGCTGGATCGAAGCCGATCTGGAGCTTGAAACGCTGGAATCCGCTTCGGCTTTCCTGTTAAGCTGCGGAGCGGAGATTAAAGTGCTTGCCCCTCAGGAGCTCCGTGACCATGTAGGCTCGGCCGCAAAAGCGATCTGCCGGCTGTATGAGTAGCATACGGGCACGGCAACAACGCCGGCCAACTCTCGGATAGAACGAGAGCGGCCGGCGCATTATGGGAATTTTTTAATGGAGTATATATTTCAGAATATGAATTTACCGTTTGGTGTTTAATGGCTTTAAATTCGCTTCGATGGCTTCACGCTTCCCTTCGAGGAACGGCGGCAGCGCGAGAGTTTCCCCCAGGTGGTCGATATGCTCATCGGTATCGAATCCCGGGCCGTCGGTGGCCACCTCAAACAATATGCCGTTCGGCTCCCTGAAATACAGGGAACGGAAGTAGTACCGGTCGACAAATCCCGAATTCGGGAATCCGACGGCGCCGATCTGCTGAATCCATGCCTTCAGCTCCTCCTCATTCTCTACCCGGAAGGCTACGTGGTGAACGCCCCCGCGTCCGAGGCGCTCCCGAGGGAGGTCGGTCCGCTCTTCCACATGAACCTCGGCACCGGTCCCCCCTTCTCCGGTCTCGAATACGGCAATGTCCGGCTGACCCTCCACCGGCGAAGCGTACTGGCCTTTGCGCCGGAAGCCCATCAGCTCCGTGAGCACCTGCACCGTTGGCTGCGCGTTCGGCACGGTCAGCTGAACGGGACCCAGGCCGATAATCGCGTATTCCGGCGGCACCGGCCCATTTGCCCACGGACGGCCCCCGGCTACGCCTTCGTTATTCTCATCGGACACGAGGTTGATCCGCTGTCCCTCAAAGTCCCTGAACGCCAAGGTAAGCCTCCCGGCGCGTTCCTTCACGTCCTCGCGCTCAACGCCGTGCCGGTCCAGACGCTCCGCCCAGTAGGTCAGCGCATGATCGCTCGGCACCCGCAGCGAAGTGGCGGATATGCTGTTGTTTCCCTCACGCGTCCGCCCCGCCATCGGAATTTCGAAGAAGGTAAGCTCTGTTCCGGGATTCCCCTTCTCATCGCCGTAAAATAAATGGTATACCGACACGTCGTCCTGATTGACCGTCTTCTTGACGAGCCTCATTCCCATAACTTCAGTATAAAAATCAAAATTATTGGAAGCCGATGCGGTCAGTGCGGAAACATGGTGAATGCCTTTAAACTCCATGATGATTACCTCCTTGGGTGATCTGGCTTGATCTTGATTGCCGTGACTCCGGGACAGGTGCAGCGGCTCTCCTGTTCGTTCAGCTTTGCCGTTCGGCGGGACGGAACGACTCCTTGACTCGTAACGATGCCGTTGTATAATTGACGCCCGGCTCCGTCGAAACAGCGCCTTGCTCTTATTCGGGGTGCTTGTGGAATCAGTTTAGACCCAAACGGAACGATCGTCAAGTCTCAATTTTAAGATTTATTGAATAAAGATATATTCGGAGACAGGCATCCATAGTAACAACATAACCATCAAAACAGGTGTCCCTCCCTTATCGTTAGGAAAAACACACCTGTTATGCACTCTCGCATTCTATTTCATACCGCACTTCTTCATACTTCTTGATATCATACTTCGTTACTGCTGCTTGAAGCCCCGCCCTACATGGGCGTTGCTGCCTCCTCCCGGTATTCGGAAGGCGTCTTACCCGTTATTTTCTTGAACACCTGCGTAAAATACCGCGGATCCTGATAACCGACAAGCGGCGCAACCTGGTACACCTTGACTTGGGTATTGCGCAGAATGCTCTTGGCCTTCTCGATCCGGCACTCCGTCAAATACTCCAGGAAGGTATATCCCGTCGTCTGCTTGAACAGCGTACAAAAATGGCCGATGCTCAAATCGGACAGCTCGGATACTTCCTCGATGCTGAGATCCTTCTGGTAATGCTCGGCAATGTACGCCTTGGCTTTGCCGATGACGGCCTGGATGTTGTCCCGGGAGTGGCCGGTTCGGCTGTCGGTCATCCATTGGCCGAAACGCGATTTCATGACATCCATCAGCTCCTGCAGCGTCTCGGATGATTGGAACTGCTGCAGCAGTTCCTCCAGAGACCATTCGAACGTCACCTTCATATGCTCGAATTGCCGATACAGCACGACACTCAGCTCAAACAGCAGACGCTCCGCCATTTTCCGGCTGATAGCATGCTCGCCGATATACGCCTTGGTTTCGTCCAAGAGCTCAAGCAGACGCTCCTTGTTGAGCGTACGGATGCTTTCCACCATGAGCGACTCCAGCTGCTTGGGATATTTCAATCCGCCAGACTGCTCCGCTGCGGATTCCCCTCCTCCCGGGAACACGCCCTCCGCTCCCGTATAAAAACGCCGGTACAAAGCCCTCACCGCCGTTTCGTACGCCACGCCGAGCCGGTCGATACCGGTCATGCCGCCGCTGAAGCCGACGGAGCAGGACAGCTTCGTATATCGCTTGATCAGCCCGACCAGATCGCGCCCGATTGCTTCCTGCCGGTCGCGGGTCAAGCTTGGGAGCAGCAGCACCCACTCCCCGCTGCGGAACGGAAATACCGTAAGCCCTCCATTCATCAGCGACCAATCCTCCAGCACATTGCGTACGGCGAACAGCCACAGCCGCTTCTCGTCCATGGACCACTGCTGGTTCAGTCGCGGATAGTGATCCAGCTGAATCACGGCCATCGTATACCCGTCCTCGAGCTCGCTGTCTTCGAGCCACTGCATATGCTGGAGCGGGCTTCGGCTGCCCTCGATGAATTCCGTCAGCATCCGCTCGCGGGCAAGCAAGGACAGAACCTTAACCGAATGCAGCATCCGGTCGTCGGCCATTTGCCGCTCCAGCGTCTTGGCGGCCCTGGCAATCGTCTCGGTCAGCTCCTCATGATCGATCGGCTTCAGCAAGTAATCGAAGGCGCCCTCACGGAGCGCTTCCCTTGCATATTCGAACTCGCCGTAACCGCTGATGAAGATAATGAGGCGCCTGGATTGGTCGGCCTTCAGCTCTTTCATCAGCGTAATCCCGTCCATGCCCGGCATGCGGATATCGCTGATGACCAAATGCGGCGAAAGGTCGCGCGCGAGCTTCAGCGCACTGTCACCGCTCTTCGCTTCCCCAACGACCTCGAGGTCGAGCTCATCCCAAGGAATCGCCGCCTTCAGGCTGCGCAGTATCATCGGTTCATCGTCGACCAGCATCACTCTGAATTTTCCGTCCGACCCTCCCACAGCCGTCCCCCCTTTCCCTCTATTATTCGATTACCGCATTTCTTCGCAGCTGCCAATACCGCACCGAGGACGCCTGAATTTCCTCCAGCGCTGCCGCAGCATCCATCCGTCCGCCGATCATCTCCTCGACCACTTTAAGAAAGGTTCGCGTAACCTCCGGCGACAGCTGATTGTCGTAAGGTATGAAGGTGCTGGGCGACTGCTCCATCAGCTCGATCACCTGGGCGAAGACCGGCCCCGTCTCGTTGGCATCAAACGTAATTTTCATCGAAGGAACGCGCAGTCCCTCATAAACTAGGCGGGTCTGGACCTCCGGCGTATAGAACATCTGCAGCAGCTCCAGCGCTGCCTGCTTCTTCAGCTCATCCAGATTAGAGGACAGACCGATTCCGATCGTATATCCGCCGGCCAAGGAGCGGGCTTCGCCCGGGCGGAGGGACGGAAACGGAATGACGCCGACCTCCTGCTGAAATTCAGGGCGGTCCTCATTCTGAAACAGCGTGATGTCCCAGCTGCCGTTCAAATACATCGCCGCCTTTCCTTCGG from Paenibacillus ihbetae includes:
- a CDS encoding GlsB/YeaQ/YmgE family stress response membrane protein, producing the protein MSFLWSLIVGGIIGWIAGLIMGRDIPGGIIGNIIAGFVGAWLGGLLLGEWGPEMGGFFIVPALIGAVVLVFIVSLIMGSMRRNRS
- a CDS encoding SDR family oxidoreductase — protein: METLESKPLKGKVAVVAGSTRGAGRAIAVMLGAAGATVYCTGRSVRGQKSDINRPETIEDTADMVIERGGVGIPVKCDHTVEAQVKALFERVNDEQKGQLDILVNDVWGGEHLTHWNVPFWEQFLSDGMLMQERAVTSHLMTSYYGVPLMVQQGSGLVIEITDGSTYRYRGNLYYSLAKISGIHLAEAMAAELRPYNVTALSVTPGFLRSEQMLAHFGVSEDNWQDAVAKDPHFIESETPYLIGQAVAALAADPKVSEKSGRALTSWDLSDEYGFSDIDGRKPHWGNYAKKHGLPLP
- a CDS encoding helix-turn-helix transcriptional regulator, which gives rise to MRADRLLSIMLMLQNGGKKNTRYLAEQLEVSERTIIRDMESLSAAGIPVYAERGQAGGWMLEESYRTNLTGMTREELISLLISSHSPLIGDLEIGKQFDAAYQKLLASSPRSIRQDAEMIREKIHIDGVGWHAFKQSHPYLTVIQEALWENRKLRIHYMKGDEPVERIVHPLGLVAKRNTWYLAAETPEGLRTYRVSRIADALVLEDTFIRPEGFDLGRYWEESIASFKRNLPSYIARVEMTQSLIKRFERERYVKILSQEPSAKEGWIEADLELETLESASAFLLSCGAEIKVLAPQELRDHVGSAAKAICRLYE
- a CDS encoding ring-cleaving dioxygenase → MEFKGIHHVSALTASASNNFDFYTEVMGMRLVKKTVNQDDVSVYHLFYGDEKGNPGTELTFFEIPMAGRTREGNNSISATSLRVPSDHALTYWAERLDRHGVEREDVKERAGRLTLAFRDFEGQRINLVSDENNEGVAGGRPWANGPVPPEYAIIGLGPVQLTVPNAQPTVQVLTELMGFRRKGQYASPVEGQPDIAVFETGEGGTGAEVHVEERTDLPRERLGRGGVHHVAFRVENEEELKAWIQQIGAVGFPNSGFVDRYYFRSLYFREPNGILFEVATDGPGFDTDEHIDHLGETLALPPFLEGKREAIEANLKPLNTKR
- a CDS encoding response regulator: MGGSDGKFRVMLVDDEPMILRSLKAAIPWDELDLEVVGEAKSGDSALKLARDLSPHLVISDIRMPGMDGITLMKELKADQSRRLIIFISGYGEFEYAREALREGAFDYLLKPIDHEELTETIARAAKTLERQMADDRMLHSVKVLSLLARERMLTEFIEGSRSPLQHMQWLEDSELEDGYTMAVIQLDHYPRLNQQWSMDEKRLWLFAVRNVLEDWSLMNGGLTVFPFRSGEWVLLLPSLTRDRQEAIGRDLVGLIKRYTKLSCSVGFSGGMTGIDRLGVAYETAVRALYRRFYTGAEGVFPGGGESAAEQSGGLKYPKQLESLMVESIRTLNKERLLELLDETKAYIGEHAISRKMAERLLFELSVVLYRQFEHMKVTFEWSLEELLQQFQSSETLQELMDVMKSRFGQWMTDSRTGHSRDNIQAVIGKAKAYIAEHYQKDLSIEEVSELSDLSIGHFCTLFKQTTGYTFLEYLTECRIEKAKSILRNTQVKVYQVAPLVGYQDPRYFTQVFKKITGKTPSEYREEAATPM